A stretch of DNA from Mucilaginibacter daejeonensis:
TCGACAATATAAGCGTTATCCGTAAGGAAATTATATGCCCATCCCGCTTTGTTGTAATAATGGATGTATGACGGAATGCTACCTTTTCCAGCGCGGTAGCTAAAGAACTTTCCATAGCTGTCGAAGTAAGCACGGGCATCGTAAGCAGGCGATACACTTTGTGATGGCAGCATGCTCATGTAACGGTACAGAAAAGCGCGATCATCATCAGTGAGCTTGAAGCGCTGCGCTTTTTTGACCGAGGCCGGGAACAGTATAGCCTGCAACACTTGCTGCTGATCGCGCAAAGGGAAAGTGTTGTGCGTGGCCAAATTCAACGTATCGGCTTTTACCGCACCGTTAGCTTCTACTAATTTGCGCGGGATGCGATGGTCTTTGGTAAAGTCGAACTTAAAGGTACTGTATAGCATGGGCTGCTTGTACAGTGTATCATTACCTTTTACAAAGCTGATCGGGTTGGTGTAACGGTGGTCCTCGTCGGGCATCACGAAAAAGCGCCGTGGGATGTGCGTATCCGTATAGCCCATCTGTTGTAAGCGCTCATTGATGGTCTGCTGCCCAACGAACTCGAACAACCGGCTGTAAGCGTCATTGTCGCTTACCAGGAAAACTTTTTTAATATACTGACCGATGCTGGGAAGCTTATTAGTGGCCGAAGTGTCAACACGCGTCGCCGACTGTCCTTTGTGAGCGCTATCGGTGAGCATGGGGGTCTCTTTATCAACACCCTTGCTGTGCAGCCGGTCCAGCTTTTCAAGGGCCAGTGCTGCGGTAGGCAGCTTAACGGTAGAGGCCGGATAAAAATACCGGCCGGGATCTACGTTATATTCATACCTGGTGAAAGCGGGCTTGCCCTTCCTGTCTCGGTCTATCCGATTATAGATGATCTGTACGTGATAGACCTCCGGATGATCCAATATGTGACGAAATGCAGGAGAAGCCTTGGCATACAATAACTGCTGGAGCCACGCATCGGTGTGGGGCTGTGCCTGCGCTTTGGTGATGCAGGCGGCGATCAGCAATATCAGGTATGCAGGCTTCGACCAACTCATTTCACCGACCGCCTTTTTTTAACGGTTTTGCTTTTGATCATCGGCTTAGCTGCAATGACCGGTTTGGGGGCCACTTTGGCTTGTTCTTTTAAGATCGAGCGATAGACGGCTTCCTGTATGTTGCCTCTTACGTTCATGTTGAGCAGCTTCGTGTTCTCGCCGCCGTCGGGGTTCACCCTGTTGGACATGAAGATGTAGAGCAGGTCATATTTAGGGTCGGCCCAAACGCCTATGCCCGTGTATCCGGTG
This window harbors:
- a CDS encoding serine hydrolase codes for the protein MSWSKPAYLILLIAACITKAQAQPHTDAWLQQLLYAKASPAFRHILDHPEVYHVQIIYNRIDRDRKGKPAFTRYEYNVDPGRYFYPASTVKLPTAALALEKLDRLHSKGVDKETPMLTDSAHKGQSATRVDTSATNKLPSIGQYIKKVFLVSDNDAYSRLFEFVGQQTINERLQQMGYTDTHIPRRFFVMPDEDHRYTNPISFVKGNDTLYKQPMLYSTFKFDFTKDHRIPRKLVEANGAVKADTLNLATHNTFPLRDQQQVLQAILFPASVKKAQRFKLTDDDRAFLYRYMSMLPSQSVSPAYDARAYFDSYGKFFSYRAGKGSIPSYIHYYNKAGWAYNFLTDNAYIVDVKNNVDLMLAAVIDLNLDATAGDRYEKIGYPFFKELGDIIYQYELQRTRPYRPALTERRP